The window AAGGAGAGCTGCTTCGTCGCCGGCGTGCATCGGGGGCACCTCGAGGCGGTCCTGGCTGCCATTGAGGCCCGCCCGGCGGACGAGGGACCGCTCACCGCGCTGTGCAACGCGTTCCTGGCGATCCAGGAGGACTGGCGCAGGCAGCGCGACGTCCTGATCCTCGACGCGCGGCTGCGGGCCGAGGTCCCGGCGGTGCGGGCGCACGCCAGCGCCACACACCTGGACTGGGAAACCTCCATTGCCCGGGCGATCGCGCCGCGGTTCGCCGCCCCGGACGTCGACCTCTTCCAGTCGCGCATCATGGTTGGAAGCGTGCTGTGCGCCGTTCGGGTGGCGACGGAGAAATGGCTCGCCGGGGGAGCGAACTATTCCCCGGCCGTGGAAGTCGCGGCGGCCTTCACCGTTCTCCGCTCGTACGTGACCGTCGAGGCCCCGGAAGCGGGCGAAACCAGAGATACGGGCCAGGCCGGCGGCGGTGAGCCGGGGAGTTCCGGCCATC of the Pseudofrankia saprophytica genome contains:
- a CDS encoding TetR family transcriptional regulator; this encodes MEATKRSLRERKKERTFEHVARTAVRLAMEHGLAAVRVEDICERAEIGRSTFFRYFDSKESCFVAGVHRGHLEAVLAAIEARPADEGPLTALCNAFLAIQEDWRRQRDVLILDARLRAEVPAVRAHASATHLDWETSIARAIAPRFAAPDVDLFQSRIMVGSVLCAVRVATEKWLAGGANYSPAVEVAAAFTVLRSYVTVEAPEAGETRDTGQAGGGEPGSSGHR